A window of Alkalicoccobacillus plakortidis contains these coding sequences:
- a CDS encoding YesL family protein, whose protein sequence is MQSNSLTGGIYAIGEFFMFLVKLNVLWMIGTLVGLVLFGFGPSTLAMYDVLRRWMRKESDVPVWRNFWRQYKTYIVRGNKLTLTLMLVVMIVYINITYFIIEPAWLTILIKYALFIIAALLILTVLYVYPATVHFEMKLLESIKQSFFIGLYMPLRTLYLVAAILTVYHVLFLFPLLIFLFGISLFGFIQMWIVLRTFARLEDKQARMVAAST, encoded by the coding sequence ATGCAATCGAATAGTTTAACAGGTGGGATTTATGCCATAGGAGAATTCTTTATGTTTCTTGTTAAGTTAAACGTGCTTTGGATGATAGGAACCTTAGTAGGGTTGGTCTTATTTGGATTTGGTCCGAGCACGCTTGCGATGTACGATGTCTTAAGACGTTGGATGAGAAAAGAATCAGATGTACCCGTTTGGCGGAACTTTTGGCGTCAGTATAAAACATATATAGTCCGCGGTAATAAGTTAACGCTTACATTGATGCTTGTTGTCATGATAGTATATATAAATATCACGTATTTTATCATAGAGCCTGCCTGGCTGACGATCCTCATAAAGTATGCGTTATTTATCATTGCAGCACTGCTTATTCTAACCGTATTATATGTCTATCCAGCTACGGTCCATTTTGAGATGAAACTTCTAGAGTCAATAAAGCAATCCTTTTTTATTGGCTTATATATGCCGCTGCGTACGCTCTATCTTGTAGCAGCTATCTTAACTGTGTATCATGTTCTCTTTTTATTCCCTCTTCTGATTTTCTTATTTGGCATCAGCTTATTTGGGTTCATTCAGATGTGGATTGTGCTTAGAACCTTTGCTCGATTAGAAGACAAACAAGCGAGAATGGTTGCTGCTAGTACCTAA
- a CDS encoding Gfo/Idh/MocA family protein, whose product MSKLKAIQIGLGGFGLSWVELLQANQNMELVAIVDQQEESLQKAQEMTNLGPEQLFISFEKALEKVQADFVLIVTPPATHIALAKQALKAGLHVMMEKPLTDTAEEANDLLAFSREYSQKVMVSQNYRWNPQIQTIKQLIAASSIGPIEYADYYFNKATHFGGGEISMRKSFFRIWLSITLIFSAIY is encoded by the coding sequence ATGTCGAAGCTAAAAGCCATACAAATTGGATTGGGAGGTTTCGGGTTATCGTGGGTAGAGCTACTACAAGCGAATCAAAATATGGAGCTTGTTGCCATAGTAGATCAGCAGGAAGAAAGTCTACAAAAGGCGCAGGAAATGACCAATCTGGGGCCGGAGCAGTTGTTTATTTCTTTTGAGAAAGCGCTTGAGAAGGTACAAGCTGATTTTGTTTTGATTGTTACACCTCCTGCAACACATATAGCGCTTGCCAAACAAGCTTTAAAAGCTGGATTACACGTAATGATGGAAAAACCGTTAACGGATACAGCTGAAGAAGCAAATGACCTTCTAGCCTTTTCAAGAGAGTATTCACAAAAAGTGATGGTCAGTCAAAATTATCGCTGGAATCCTCAAATTCAAACCATCAAACAGTTGATTGCAGCTAGTAGCATCGGTCCAATTGAATATGCCGATTACTATTTTAATAAAGCGACACACTTTGGTGGTGGAGAGATCAGTATGAGGAAATCCTTCTTCAGGATATGGCTATCCATCACTTTGATATTCTCCGCTATTTATTAA
- a CDS encoding GNAT family N-acetyltransferase codes for MLSMLPNVPQSFVTERLFIRLPMPGDGKAVFEAQQASLKEMLPWIHWAHYQTTLEQTENGVRYAHEQYMRKKDLRLHLFDKQTGVFVGSSGLHNINWSVPRMEIGYWMDTRHSGKGYMTEAVAGITGFAFQELGVHRLEIHCDPDNKQSRAIPEKLGYELEAVLKQNSISTDGRSYRDTCLYVKLNQDRYSNK; via the coding sequence ATGCTTTCGATGCTGCCAAATGTTCCACAATCGTTTGTGACCGAGAGACTTTTTATCAGGCTACCGATGCCTGGGGATGGAAAGGCTGTGTTTGAGGCCCAACAGGCTTCACTAAAGGAAATGCTGCCATGGATTCATTGGGCTCATTATCAGACCACACTTGAGCAAACAGAGAATGGAGTCCGTTACGCGCATGAACAATATATGCGGAAGAAAGATTTGCGTCTGCATTTATTTGATAAACAAACCGGAGTATTTGTAGGATCTTCAGGGCTTCACAATATTAATTGGTCTGTACCGCGTATGGAAATCGGCTATTGGATGGATACGCGACATAGTGGAAAAGGATATATGACAGAGGCAGTTGCTGGTATTACAGGTTTTGCTTTTCAAGAATTAGGTGTTCACCGACTTGAGATTCATTGTGACCCTGATAATAAACAAAGCCGTGCAATTCCAGAAAAATTGGGTTATGAACTTGAGGCTGTTTTAAAACAAAACAGCATATCAACTGACGGACGGAGCTATCGCGATACTTGTTTGTATGTGAAATTAAATCAAGACCGATATTCAAATAAGTAG
- a CDS encoding Gfo/Idh/MocA family oxidoreductase, giving the protein MAIHHFDILRYLLNDEAVTIQATSFRPSWSWFKGNPHADAAMTFSKGVHVHYRGRWAGKGKKTTWNGDIRLVGERGAIELIDDQVLLYQGEQDIPEEIPLIKTPTSDRMISLDSFIQAIKEDTVPPTSIEDNIKSLQLTWAAIESSKTGERVHL; this is encoded by the coding sequence ATGGCTATCCATCACTTTGATATTCTCCGCTATTTATTAAATGATGAAGCAGTAACCATTCAGGCAACTAGCTTTAGGCCATCATGGAGTTGGTTTAAAGGGAATCCGCATGCTGATGCTGCAATGACATTTAGTAAAGGTGTGCATGTACATTACCGTGGAAGATGGGCTGGTAAAGGCAAAAAAACAACCTGGAATGGAGACATTCGTTTAGTTGGTGAAAGAGGCGCAATTGAATTAATTGATGATCAAGTCCTTTTGTATCAAGGAGAGCAGGATATCCCTGAAGAGATCCCGCTTATCAAAACGCCAACCTCTGATCGTATGATTTCACTAGATTCATTTATCCAAGCAATTAAAGAAGATACAGTTCCGCCTACATCGATTGAAGATAATATTAAAAGCCTTCAACTAACCTGGGCGGCCATTGAATCCTCTAAAACTGGAGAGCGTGTACACCTCTAA